A genome region from Vulpes lagopus strain Blue_001 chromosome 7, ASM1834538v1, whole genome shotgun sequence includes the following:
- the CLK4 gene encoding dual specificity protein kinase CLK4 isoform X2 has protein sequence MDGIHVAVKIVKNVGRYREAARSEIQVLEHLNSTDPNSVFRCVQMLEWFDHHGHVCIVFELLGLSTYDFIKENSFLPFQIDHIRQMAYQICQSINFLHHNKLTHTDLKPENILFVKSDYVVKYNSKMKRDERTLKNTDIKVVDFGSATYDDEHHSTLVSTRHYRAPEVILALGWSQPCDVWSIGCILIEYYLGFTVFQTHDSKEHLAMMERILGPIPAHMIQKTRKRKYFHHNQLDWDEHSSAGRYVRRRCKPLKEFMLCHDEEHEKLFDLVRRMLEYDPVKRITLDEALQHPFFDLLNKK, from the exons ggatGGCATACACGTAGCAGTgaaaattgtaaaaaatgtaGGTCGATACCGTGAAGCAGCTCGTTCAGAAATCCAAGTATTGGAACATTTAAATAGTACTGATCCCAATAGTGTCTT CCGATGTGTCCAGATGCTAGAATGGTTTGATCATCATGGTCATGTTTGTATTGTGtttgaactactgggacttagtACCTAtgatttcattaaagaaaatagcTTTCTACCATTTCAAATTGACCACATCAGGCAGATGGCATATCAGATCTGCCAGTCTATAAATT TTTTGCATCATAATAAATTAACCCATACAGATCTGAagcctgaaaatattttatttgtgaagtCTGATTATGTAGTCAAATACAATTCTAAAATG AAACGTGATGAACGCACACTAAAAAACACAGATATCAAAGTTGTTGACTTTGGAAGTGCAACATACGACGATGAGCATCATAGTACTTTGGTATCTACGCGGCATTACAGAGCTCCGGAAGTCATTCTGG ctTTAGGTTGGTCTCAGCCTTGTGATGTTTGGAGTATAGGTTGCATTCTTATTGAATATTACCTTGGTTTCACAGTCTTTCAG ACTCATGATAGTAAAGAACACCTGGCAATGATGGAACGAATATTAGGACCCATACCAGCACACATGATTCAGAAAACAAG AAAACGCAAGTATTTCCACCATAACCAGTTAGACTGGGATGAGCACAGTTCTGCTGGCCGATATGTTAGGAGGCGCTGTAAACCATTAAAG GAATTTATGCTTTGTCATGATGAAGAACATGAGAAACTGTTTGACCTGGTACGAAGGATGTTAGAATATGACCCAGTGAAAAGAATCACCTTGGATGAAGCCTTGCAGCatcctttctttgacttattaaacaaaaaatga